A stretch of Methylogaea oryzae DNA encodes these proteins:
- a CDS encoding CheR family methyltransferase, which yields MAEKRRTGTTSALDGGDREFAFTVAEFHKIREMLYQHAGITLNDGKKDMVYSRLARRLRSNRLTSFQDYLNLLEQDDGTEWEAFINSLTTNLTAFYREPHHFPILADHMRSLAHKRPFKIWCCAASTGEEPYTLAMTAVDTFGTFTPPVEIVATDIDTNVLSKAAAGVYDIDRLSKLPTATVKRFFLKGTGSNEGKAKVRPELRKLITFGQLNLLDAQWPLSGPFDVIFCRNVMIYFDKDTQYNMLRKFVPLMEPHGLLFAGHSESLFHAADLFRLRGQTVYELARGKAAVGKAAPHQR from the coding sequence ATGGCCGAGAAAAGACGTACGGGAACCACATCCGCGCTGGACGGCGGTGACCGGGAATTCGCCTTCACGGTCGCGGAATTTCACAAGATCCGCGAGATGCTTTACCAGCACGCCGGCATTACGCTGAACGACGGCAAAAAAGACATGGTCTACAGCCGCCTGGCGCGCCGCCTGCGCAGCAACCGGCTGACATCGTTCCAAGACTACCTGAACTTGCTGGAACAGGACGACGGCACGGAGTGGGAAGCGTTCATCAACTCCCTGACCACCAACCTCACCGCCTTCTACCGCGAGCCCCACCATTTCCCCATTCTGGCGGACCACATGCGTAGCTTGGCGCACAAACGGCCGTTTAAAATATGGTGCTGCGCTGCGTCCACCGGCGAGGAACCCTACACCTTGGCCATGACCGCGGTGGACACGTTCGGCACCTTCACGCCGCCGGTGGAAATCGTCGCCACGGACATCGACACCAATGTGCTCAGCAAAGCCGCCGCCGGCGTCTACGACATCGACCGCCTCAGCAAACTCCCGACGGCGACGGTCAAGCGCTTTTTTCTCAAAGGCACCGGCAGCAACGAGGGAAAAGCCAAGGTGCGGCCGGAGCTGCGCAAGCTCATCACCTTCGGGCAACTGAACTTGCTCGATGCCCAATGGCCCTTAAGCGGCCCTTTCGACGTGATTTTCTGCCGCAACGTCATGATTTATTTCGACAAGGACACCCAGTACAACATGCTGAGAAAATTTGTCCCCTTGATGGAACCGCACGGGCTGTTGTTCGCCGGCCACTCCGAAAGCCTGTTCCACGCGGCCGACCTGTTTCGCCTGCGCGGCCAGACCGTCTACGAATTGGCCAGGGGCAAGGCCGCCGTCGGCAAAGCCGCACCTCATCAACGATAA
- a CDS encoding methyl-accepting chemotaxis protein: MGIFDRISQKERNDIVAALEAMAQGNTSYPIPKGGSASFAKITDALHTLQNSLHTAKQRNADYQGQIEAINKSQGVIEFNLDGTVITANPNFLAAIGYSLSEIKGLHHRTFVDEAYASSLEYRAFWDKLNRGEYDAGEYKRIAKGGREIWIQASYNPIRDSDGKPYKVVKYAADITQEKLRSADFQGQIEAIGKSQGVIEFNLDGTVITANPNFLAAIGYSASEIKGLHHRTFVDSAYAASPEYRAFWDKLNRGEYDAGEYKRIAKGGREIWIQASYNPIRDLNGKPYKVVKYATDITQQKLQNSDYQSQIQAIDKSQGIIEFNLDGTVIGANANFLAAIGYSATEIKGLHHRTFVDPAYAASAEYRAFWDKLNRGEYDAGEYKRIAKGGREIWIQASYNPIRDLNGKPYKVVKYASDITPQKRYQMTVESVMQETKSVMLALAGGDLTRSMEGQYEGEFAELRDAVQQSVHNLRTIVQNIMQASELINSASKEIAMGNADLSQRTEEQASSLEETASSMEELSSTVKQNADNARQANQMTMAASEVAAKGGSVVQQVVSTMADINDSARKIVDIISVIDGIAFQTNILALNAAVEAARAGEQGRGFAVVASEVRNLAQRSAAAAKEIKTLISDSVDKVETGASLVNQAGSTMEEIVASVKRVTDIMAEISAASMEQSSGIEQVNTAITQIDEVTQQNAALVEQAAAAAESLTEQAQTLNQSVSQFRLGNESHALSTPSARPALAAPRPHAQAAKAIKPATPRHPPQIAGKKVNEDEWAEF; encoded by the coding sequence ATGGGCATTTTCGACAGGATTAGCCAAAAAGAACGCAATGACATCGTTGCCGCTTTGGAGGCCATGGCGCAGGGCAACACCTCCTACCCTATCCCTAAAGGGGGAAGCGCCAGCTTTGCCAAAATCACCGATGCGTTGCACACCCTGCAAAACAGCTTGCACACCGCCAAGCAGCGCAACGCCGACTACCAAGGCCAAATCGAAGCGATCAACAAATCGCAGGGCGTCATCGAATTCAACCTGGACGGCACGGTCATCACCGCCAACCCCAATTTCCTCGCGGCCATCGGCTACAGCCTGTCGGAAATCAAAGGCCTGCATCACCGCACCTTCGTCGACGAAGCGTATGCCAGCAGTCTGGAATACCGCGCGTTCTGGGACAAGCTGAACCGCGGCGAATACGACGCCGGCGAGTACAAGCGCATCGCCAAGGGCGGCCGGGAGATCTGGATCCAGGCCTCCTACAACCCGATCCGCGACTCCGACGGCAAGCCCTACAAAGTGGTCAAGTACGCCGCGGACATCACCCAGGAAAAGCTCCGTAGCGCCGATTTCCAAGGCCAAATCGAGGCCATCGGCAAATCCCAGGGGGTCATCGAATTCAACCTGGACGGCACGGTCATCACCGCCAACCCCAATTTCCTCGCGGCCATCGGCTATAGCGCCTCGGAAATCAAAGGCCTGCACCACCGCACTTTTGTCGATTCCGCCTACGCCGCCAGTCCCGAGTACCGCGCGTTCTGGGACAAGCTGAACCGCGGCGAATACGATGCCGGCGAATACAAGCGCATCGCCAAAGGCGGCCGGGAAATCTGGATCCAGGCCTCCTACAACCCGATCCGCGACCTGAACGGCAAGCCTTACAAAGTCGTCAAATATGCGACGGACATTACCCAGCAAAAGCTGCAAAACTCCGACTATCAAAGCCAAATCCAAGCGATAGACAAATCCCAGGGCATCATCGAATTCAACCTGGACGGCACGGTCATCGGCGCCAACGCCAATTTCCTTGCCGCCATCGGCTATAGCGCCACGGAAATCAAAGGCCTGCACCACCGCACGTTTGTCGATCCGGCCTACGCCGCCAGCGCCGAATACCGCGCGTTCTGGGACAAGCTGAACCGCGGCGAATACGACGCCGGCGAGTACAAACGCATTGCCAAGGGCGGCCGGGAAATCTGGATCCAGGCCTCCTACAACCCGATCCGCGACCTCAACGGCAAGCCGTACAAAGTCGTCAAATACGCCTCGGATATCACGCCGCAAAAGCGCTATCAAATGACCGTCGAGTCCGTCATGCAGGAGACCAAGTCCGTGATGCTGGCGTTGGCGGGCGGCGACCTCACCCGTTCCATGGAAGGACAATACGAAGGCGAGTTCGCCGAACTGCGCGACGCCGTGCAGCAGTCGGTCCACAATCTGCGCACCATCGTGCAGAACATCATGCAGGCCAGCGAACTGATCAACTCGGCGTCCAAAGAAATCGCCATGGGCAACGCCGATTTGTCCCAGCGCACCGAAGAACAGGCTTCCAGCCTGGAGGAAACCGCCTCCAGCATGGAAGAACTGTCCTCCACCGTGAAGCAGAACGCCGACAACGCCCGCCAGGCCAACCAAATGACCATGGCCGCGTCGGAAGTCGCCGCCAAAGGCGGCAGCGTGGTGCAGCAGGTGGTCAGCACCATGGCCGACATCAACGACAGCGCGCGCAAAATCGTCGACATCATCAGCGTCATCGACGGCATCGCCTTCCAGACCAACATCCTCGCCCTCAACGCCGCCGTGGAAGCGGCCAGGGCCGGCGAACAAGGCCGCGGCTTCGCCGTGGTGGCCAGCGAAGTGCGCAACCTGGCGCAGCGTTCCGCCGCCGCCGCCAAGGAAATCAAGACGCTCATCAGCGACTCGGTGGACAAGGTGGAAACCGGCGCCAGCCTGGTGAACCAGGCCGGCAGCACCATGGAGGAAATCGTCGCCTCCGTGAAACGGGTGACCGACATCATGGCGGAAATTTCCGCCGCCTCCATGGAGCAAAGCAGCGGCATCGAGCAGGTAAACACCGCCATCACCCAAATCGACGAAGTCACCCAGCAAAACGCCGCCCTGGTGGAACAAGCGGCGGCGGCGGCCGAGTCGCTCACCGAGCAGGCGCAAACCCTCAACCAATCGGTCAGCCAGTTCCGGCTGGGCAACGAATCCCATGCGCTGTCGACACCGTCGGCTCGCCCCGCCCTGGCCGCGCCCAGACCCCACGCGCAGGCGGCCAAAGCGATCAAGCCCGCGACGCCGCGCCACCCGCCGCAGATCGCCGGCAAAAAGGTCAACGAAGATGAATGGGCCGAGTTCTAA
- a CDS encoding response regulator, which translates to MSKTILTVDDSPSIRQMVSFTLKSAGYDILEAVDGMDGLDKAKSKNVHLILSDQNMPKMDGLTMIKSLRAMPQYKTVPILMLTTESSDAMKAQGKAAGATGWLVKPFDPQKLLEVVKKVIG; encoded by the coding sequence CCCCTCGATCCGGCAAATGGTGTCCTTCACCCTCAAAAGTGCGGGCTACGACATTCTCGAGGCGGTGGACGGCATGGATGGCTTGGACAAAGCCAAGTCGAAGAACGTCCATCTCATTCTCAGCGATCAAAATATGCCGAAAATGGACGGTCTCACCATGATCAAGAGCCTGCGCGCCATGCCCCAATACAAAACCGTGCCGATTCTGATGCTCACCACGGAATCCAGCGATGCCATGAAAGCTCAAGGCAAGGCGGCGGGAGCCACCGGCTGGCTGGTCAAACCGTTCGACCCGCAAAAATTATTGGAAGTGGTCAAGAAAGTTATCGGCTAA
- a CDS encoding methyl-accepting chemotaxis protein, translating to MKLNMPVTSHEVVLRDDHMIVSKTDLKGLITYVNHDFLEISGFTERELIGFNHNIVRHPEMPPAAFKDLWDTVKAGKPWTGIVKNRCKNGDFYWVEANVTPLYEADKVVGFLSVRYKPSQEKIEAASRLYRDINQGRMPQTPLLQRINPFKNITVKGRVISVVSLLSVALLLVGAMGLYGMNTANKNLRTVYQDKAAAVSELRQIDKLMMQNRLQIINSVVTPADAAKNADEVERNIARISEIWKGFSQRPLSQEDSGIAQQYAEKRGRFVQEGLKPAIAALRANDIEAAKGVVFTKIRPFYAESVEVLGQFIAKQDKAAQTAYEDSISRYETLRAAALAIILLGIAVAAWLGAGLLRNIVRPLDQVLDIFQDISNGHFSRAVPISRDDEIGKLLQQVVSIKIKLGFDLAETQRTAEEGIRLRNALDNVSTGVMIADQDRNIIYVNKSVSRILKDVEQDVRTQLPGFRADALLGANIDSFHKDPSHQARLLGSFTSTYTAHLEIGGRKMRVVANPVMNERGQRLGSVAEWADLTEELALQERERALAAENLRVRIALDNVSTGAMIADKDRNIVYVNKSVKTILKSAESEIRKQLPNFDADKLMGTNIDTFHKNPTHQANLLGGLTQPYTATLQVGSRTLRVVANPVINSEGERLGSVAEWTDLTAEIATQEEVAKIVDAASKGDFATRIDLSGKEGFFRELGAGLNQFLDTVAEAMGDIGRVLGAMAVGNLTESIQKNYEGTFGEIKSDFNATVARLTEIIGQIKEATDQINTAAKEIAMGNADLSQRTEEQASSLEETASSMEELSSTVKQNADNARQANQMAMAASSVAAKGGSVVQQVVSTMADINDSARKIVDIISVIDGIAFQTNILALNAAVEAARAGEQGRGFAVVAGEVRNLAQRSAAAAKEIKTLISDSVDKVETGASLVNQAGTTMEEIVASVKRVTDIMAEISAASMEQSSGIDQVNTAITQIDEVTQQNAALVEEAAAAAESLTEQAQTLAHSVSLFRLSREAGATMAVAAPRQALPVPPSHVPAVKPMPAHKPPKPAVKVEDDGDEWAEF from the coding sequence ATGAAACTCAACATGCCCGTTACCAGCCACGAGGTAGTGCTCCGCGACGACCACATGATCGTGTCCAAAACCGATCTCAAGGGACTCATTACCTACGTCAACCACGACTTCCTGGAAATCAGCGGTTTCACGGAACGAGAGCTGATCGGGTTCAACCACAACATCGTACGCCACCCGGAAATGCCGCCGGCGGCGTTCAAGGATTTGTGGGACACGGTCAAGGCGGGCAAGCCTTGGACGGGCATCGTTAAAAACCGCTGCAAAAACGGCGACTTTTACTGGGTGGAGGCCAATGTCACGCCACTGTACGAAGCCGACAAGGTCGTGGGCTTCCTCTCCGTGCGCTACAAGCCGAGCCAAGAAAAAATCGAAGCGGCCAGCCGCCTCTATCGCGACATAAACCAAGGCAGGATGCCGCAGACGCCGTTGCTGCAACGTATCAACCCGTTCAAGAACATCACCGTGAAAGGCCGGGTGATTTCGGTGGTGTCGCTGCTGTCGGTGGCGTTGCTGCTGGTCGGCGCCATGGGGCTTTACGGCATGAACACGGCCAACAAGAACCTGCGTACGGTGTACCAGGACAAAGCCGCCGCCGTTTCCGAACTGCGCCAAATCGACAAGCTGATGATGCAAAACCGCTTGCAAATCATCAACTCGGTGGTCACCCCGGCCGACGCCGCGAAAAACGCCGACGAAGTCGAACGCAACATCGCCCGCATTTCGGAAATCTGGAAAGGTTTCAGCCAACGCCCCCTGTCTCAGGAAGACAGCGGCATCGCTCAGCAATACGCCGAAAAACGCGGCCGTTTCGTGCAGGAAGGCTTGAAGCCCGCCATAGCCGCCCTGCGAGCCAACGATATCGAAGCCGCCAAGGGAGTCGTATTCACCAAAATCCGGCCTTTCTACGCGGAATCGGTGGAAGTCCTCGGCCAGTTCATCGCCAAACAGGACAAAGCGGCGCAAACCGCCTACGAAGACTCCATTAGCCGCTACGAAACGCTGCGCGCCGCCGCCCTGGCGATCATCCTGCTGGGCATCGCCGTGGCCGCCTGGCTGGGAGCAGGTTTGTTGCGCAATATCGTGCGCCCCCTCGATCAAGTATTGGATATATTCCAGGACATCTCCAACGGCCATTTCAGCAGAGCCGTGCCCATCAGCCGTGACGACGAAATCGGCAAGCTGTTGCAGCAAGTAGTGTCCATCAAGATCAAGCTCGGTTTCGATTTGGCGGAAACGCAGCGCACCGCGGAAGAAGGCATCCGCTTGCGCAACGCTTTGGACAACGTATCCACCGGCGTCATGATCGCGGACCAGGATCGCAACATCATCTACGTCAACAAATCGGTATCGAGAATCCTCAAGGACGTGGAACAAGACGTGCGTACGCAACTACCCGGCTTCCGGGCGGACGCCTTGCTCGGCGCCAATATCGACTCGTTCCACAAGGATCCTTCGCACCAAGCCAGGCTGCTGGGTTCGTTCACCAGCACCTACACCGCCCACCTGGAAATCGGCGGGCGCAAAATGCGCGTCGTCGCCAATCCGGTGATGAACGAAAGAGGCCAGCGCCTCGGCTCGGTGGCGGAGTGGGCCGACCTTACCGAAGAATTGGCGTTGCAGGAGCGCGAACGCGCCCTGGCGGCGGAAAACCTGCGGGTGCGCATCGCCCTGGACAACGTGTCCACCGGCGCCATGATCGCCGACAAGGACCGCAACATCGTCTACGTCAACAAATCGGTGAAAACCATCCTCAAGAGCGCCGAGTCGGAAATTCGCAAGCAATTGCCGAATTTCGACGCCGACAAGCTCATGGGCACCAATATCGACACCTTCCACAAAAACCCGACGCACCAGGCGAACCTGCTGGGCGGCTTGACGCAGCCTTACACCGCCACCTTGCAAGTCGGCTCCCGCACCTTGCGCGTCGTCGCCAACCCGGTGATCAACAGCGAAGGCGAGCGTTTGGGCTCCGTCGCCGAGTGGACCGATTTGACGGCGGAGATCGCCACTCAGGAAGAAGTCGCCAAAATCGTCGACGCCGCGTCCAAAGGCGACTTCGCCACGCGCATCGACTTGTCCGGCAAGGAAGGCTTTTTCCGCGAGCTGGGCGCAGGCCTCAATCAGTTCCTCGACACCGTGGCCGAAGCCATGGGCGACATCGGCCGGGTGCTGGGCGCCATGGCCGTCGGCAACCTCACCGAAAGCATCCAGAAAAACTACGAAGGCACTTTCGGCGAAATCAAATCCGACTTCAACGCGACGGTCGCCAGGCTCACGGAAATCATCGGCCAGATCAAGGAAGCCACCGACCAGATCAACACGGCGGCCAAGGAAATCGCCATGGGCAACGCCGATTTGTCCCAGCGCACCGAAGAACAGGCTTCCAGCCTGGAGGAAACCGCCTCCAGCATGGAAGAACTGTCCTCCACCGTAAAGCAAAACGCCGACAACGCCCGCCAAGCCAATCAAATGGCCATGGCGGCCTCCAGCGTGGCGGCCAAGGGCGGCAGCGTGGTGCAGCAGGTGGTCAGCACCATGGCCGACATCAACGACAGCGCGCGCAAAATCGTCGACATCATCAGCGTCATCGACGGCATCGCCTTCCAGACCAACATCCTGGCCCTCAACGCCGCCGTGGAAGCGGCCCGGGCCGGCGAACAAGGCCGCGGCTTCGCCGTGGTGGCGGGCGAAGTGCGCAACCTGGCGCAGCGTTCCGCCGCCGCCGCCAAGGAAATCAAGACGCTCATCAGCGACTCGGTGGACAAGGTGGAAACCGGCGCCAGCCTGGTGAACCAGGCCGGCACCACCATGGAGGAAATCGTCGCGTCCGTGAAGCGGGTGACCGACATCATGGCGGAAATTTCCGCCGCCTCCATGGAGCAAAGCAGCGGTATCGACCAGGTGAACACCGCCATCACCCAAATCGACGAAGTCACCCAGCAAAACGCCGCCTTGGTGGAAGAAGCCGCGGCCGCAGCCGAGTCCCTCACCGAGCAGGCGCAAACCTTGGCCCATTCCGTCAGCCTGTTCCGCCTGTCCCGCGAGGCCGGCGCGACCATGGCGGTTGCCGCTCCGCGCCAAGCCCTGCCCGTCCCTCCCAGCCATGTGCCCGCGGTAAAACCCATGCCCGCGCATAAGCCGCCGAAGCCGGCCGTAAAAGTCGAGGACGACGGCGACGAGTGGGCGGAGTTCTAA
- the cheD gene encoding chemoreceptor glutamine deamidase CheD, with protein sequence MSKLNNTDHLYEEALAANLYFDKTFHIEAAKILPGEYYATTRQLLIVTVLGSCVSACIRDTRTGIGGMNHFMLPTSNDGGEPLSASARYGTYAMEILINQLLKLGARRQNLEAKLFGGGNVLSGFTVANVGERNVNFALQYLRNEGIPIVAQDLQDIYPRKVYFWPQDGRVLVKKLKSIHNDTLAQREQEYSKRIRSSTVAGDVELFD encoded by the coding sequence GTGTCCAAGCTCAACAACACGGATCATTTGTACGAGGAAGCCCTGGCGGCCAACCTGTACTTCGATAAAACCTTCCACATCGAGGCAGCCAAAATCCTGCCGGGCGAATACTACGCCACCACCCGCCAACTGTTGATCGTCACCGTGCTCGGCTCCTGCGTTTCCGCCTGCATCCGCGACACCCGCACCGGCATCGGCGGCATGAATCACTTCATGCTGCCCACCAGCAACGACGGCGGCGAGCCCCTCAGCGCGTCGGCCCGCTACGGCACCTACGCCATGGAAATCCTCATCAACCAGCTGTTGAAGCTAGGCGCGCGCCGCCAAAATCTCGAAGCCAAATTGTTCGGCGGCGGCAATGTGCTCAGCGGCTTCACCGTGGCCAACGTGGGCGAACGCAACGTGAATTTCGCCCTGCAATACTTGCGCAACGAGGGCATCCCCATCGTCGCCCAGGATTTACAGGACATCTATCCGCGTAAGGTGTATTTTTGGCCGCAGGACGGCCGCGTGCTGGTCAAGAAACTGAAATCGATCCATAACGACACCTTGGCGCAGCGCGAACAGGAATACAGCAAGCGCATCCGTTCGTCGACCGTGGCCGGCGACGTGGAATTGTTCGACTAG
- a CDS encoding chemotaxis protein CheW — MQATLDDTPGVAGAGREYLTFTLGDEEYAIDILTVQEIRGYDTVTKIANAPDFIKGVINLRGTIVPIVDMRIKFQLGTVSYDQFTVVIVLNIGQRVVGMVVDGVSDVITLLPEQIRSAPEFSSALDTQYLMGLGTVDERMIILVNIERLMMSPDMALTDHVPS; from the coding sequence ATGCAAGCCACACTAGATGACACCCCCGGCGTCGCCGGCGCCGGCCGGGAATACCTGACGTTTACCTTGGGCGATGAGGAATACGCCATCGACATCCTCACCGTCCAGGAAATCCGGGGTTACGACACCGTCACGAAAATCGCGAACGCCCCCGACTTCATCAAAGGCGTGATCAATTTGCGCGGCACCATAGTGCCCATCGTCGACATGCGCATTAAGTTCCAGCTTGGCACCGTGTCGTACGACCAGTTCACCGTGGTGATCGTGCTCAACATCGGTCAACGCGTAGTCGGCATGGTGGTGGACGGCGTTTCCGACGTCATCACCTTGCTGCCGGAGCAGATACGCTCCGCCCCCGAATTCAGCTCCGCATTGGATACCCAATACCTTATGGGACTGGGTACCGTGGACGAGCGAATGATCATCCTGGTGAATATCGAACGCCTGATGATGAGCCCCGATATGGCCCTGACCGACCATGTCCCTTCCTGA
- a CDS encoding chemotaxis protein CheW, with translation MGIDMTQFYQVFFEEAEEHLATMESLLLEVDIDQPNLDDLNAIFRAAHSIKGGSGTFGFTDMTEVTHILETLLDRLRKSELEPTSEMIDAFLQAIDVLKNQLQSHRNGGDVDQAAVEEACAALTRLSADAPADAADNEPAPPALAKEDDGQRCYRVSLKNTLGAKLDLLLEDLGQAGQISDLSQDDGTVGFQLRTSLDRPDLLETFAFFVQPEDVQVFDASENATPAEDGAYGFFDDAAGAPPGAASADDGYGFFDGAAGAPDAASASDDDGFGFFVSEQELKAQQEDAQGYGFFGDVAEQSTPSPSAKAPEPAQPYGFFVDDDEIKKQRENTQGYGFFVEPPPVKKDDAAAPQPQPSTTQAPAAKPARSAEKPATTSASADQSSIRVSVEKVDQLINLVGELVITQAMLAQTASSLDPVLQENLLNGIALLERNTRDLQESVMSIRMLPMSFVFSRFPRLVRDLAGKLNKDVQFKTVGEGTELDKGLIEKISDPLTHLVRNSLDHGIETPEARLAKGKPAKGTLTLRAFHQGGNVVIEVQDDGGGLNRDKILAKAKERGLPINDNLSDQEVWQMIFAPGFSTADQVTDVSGRGVGMDVVKRNIESLGGRVEIDSAPGYGTTITIRLPLTLAILDGLSVSVGTETYILPLTCIVESLQPTPETLRSIGGQGRVCHVRGEYLPLIALREIFGMASREEREGTGILVIVEADGQKAALSVDDLLGQHQVVIKSLESNYRKVAGISGATIMGDGRVAMILDIIALVRLGQPKGHANNLLHGVDTE, from the coding sequence ATGGGCATCGACATGACCCAGTTTTACCAAGTGTTCTTCGAAGAAGCCGAAGAACACTTGGCAACCATGGAGAGCTTGCTCCTCGAAGTGGACATCGACCAGCCCAATCTGGACGACTTAAACGCCATATTCCGGGCGGCTCACTCCATCAAGGGCGGCAGCGGCACGTTCGGCTTCACCGACATGACCGAGGTTACCCATATCCTGGAAACCTTGCTCGACCGGTTGCGTAAAAGCGAACTGGAACCCACGTCGGAGATGATCGACGCCTTCCTGCAGGCCATCGACGTACTCAAGAACCAACTCCAAAGCCATCGTAACGGCGGCGACGTGGACCAAGCCGCTGTCGAAGAGGCCTGCGCCGCCCTCACCCGCCTGAGCGCAGACGCCCCGGCGGATGCGGCCGACAACGAGCCGGCGCCGCCCGCCCTCGCCAAGGAGGACGACGGCCAGCGCTGCTACCGCGTTTCGCTGAAAAACACCCTGGGCGCAAAACTCGATCTGTTGCTCGAGGATCTCGGCCAAGCGGGCCAGATTTCCGATTTGAGCCAGGACGACGGCACGGTCGGCTTTCAGCTGCGAACCAGCCTCGACCGTCCCGACCTGCTGGAAACCTTCGCATTCTTCGTGCAACCGGAGGATGTGCAGGTGTTCGACGCGAGTGAAAACGCGACCCCGGCGGAGGACGGCGCCTACGGCTTTTTCGACGACGCCGCCGGCGCGCCACCAGGCGCCGCCTCGGCTGACGACGGCTACGGCTTCTTCGACGGTGCCGCCGGAGCCCCCGACGCGGCATCGGCATCCGACGATGACGGCTTCGGCTTCTTCGTTTCAGAACAGGAGTTGAAGGCGCAGCAAGAGGACGCCCAAGGTTACGGCTTTTTCGGCGATGTCGCGGAACAGTCTACGCCCTCGCCTTCCGCCAAAGCCCCCGAACCCGCGCAGCCCTACGGCTTTTTTGTCGACGACGACGAGATAAAAAAGCAGAGGGAAAATACGCAAGGCTACGGCTTTTTCGTCGAGCCGCCCCCGGTCAAAAAGGACGACGCGGCCGCGCCGCAGCCCCAGCCGAGCACGACGCAGGCGCCCGCCGCCAAGCCGGCGCGCTCCGCCGAAAAGCCGGCGACCACCAGCGCGAGCGCCGACCAGTCGTCCATTCGAGTCAGCGTGGAGAAAGTCGATCAACTGATCAATCTGGTGGGCGAGCTGGTCATCACCCAGGCCATGCTGGCGCAAACGGCTTCCTCGCTGGATCCGGTCTTGCAGGAAAACCTGCTCAACGGCATCGCCTTGCTGGAGCGCAATACCCGCGACCTGCAGGAATCGGTGATGTCCATCCGCATGTTGCCCATGAGTTTCGTTTTCAGCCGTTTCCCGCGCCTGGTGCGGGACTTGGCCGGCAAACTCAATAAGGACGTGCAGTTCAAAACGGTCGGCGAAGGTACCGAACTGGACAAAGGCCTGATCGAAAAAATCAGCGATCCGCTCACCCATCTGGTGCGCAACAGCCTGGATCACGGCATAGAAACCCCCGAAGCCCGGCTCGCCAAAGGCAAGCCGGCCAAGGGCACGTTGACCTTGCGCGCCTTTCATCAGGGCGGCAATGTGGTCATCGAAGTGCAGGACGACGGCGGCGGCTTGAACCGGGACAAAATCCTGGCCAAAGCCAAGGAGCGCGGACTGCCGATCAACGACAACCTGTCGGACCAGGAGGTTTGGCAGATGATTTTCGCGCCGGGATTCTCCACCGCCGACCAGGTGACCGACGTGTCCGGCCGCGGCGTCGGCATGGATGTGGTGAAACGCAATATCGAGTCCCTGGGCGGACGGGTGGAAATCGACTCCGCGCCCGGCTACGGAACCACCATCACCATCCGCCTGCCGCTGACCCTGGCGATCCTCGACGGACTATCGGTGTCGGTGGGCACGGAGACCTATATCCTCCCCCTCACCTGCATCGTCGAATCCCTGCAGCCCACGCCGGAAACCCTGCGCAGCATCGGCGGGCAGGGGCGCGTATGCCACGTCAGGGGCGAATACCTGCCGCTGATCGCCCTGCGGGAAATCTTCGGCATGGCATCGCGCGAAGAACGCGAGGGCACGGGCATATTGGTTATCGTCGAAGCCGACGGGCAAAAAGCGGCGTTGAGCGTCGACGACCTGTTGGGTCAGCACCAAGTGGTCATCAAAAGCTTGGAATCCAACTACCGTAAAGTCGCGGGCATTTCCGGCGCAACCATCATGGGGGACGGCCGCGTCGCCATGATTCTGGACATCATCGCACTGGTACGCCTGGGCCAACCCAAAGGCCATGCGAACAATTTGCTCCATGGCGTTGATACCGAGTAA